In Vibrio crassostreae, one DNA window encodes the following:
- the tenA gene encoding thiaminase II has product MKYQDLIQACQQDWQDYTEHDFVKMLANGTLAQPCFLHYLKQDFLFLKQYARAYALAIYKAKTLADMRRALPSVHALLDSEISHHVTYCGQWGLTESDLENEPEDFGTVAYTRYVLDAGMTGDLVDLYAALAPCSIGYAVIGKALLESGDTVLEGNPYASWLQLYGGEEFQSGVATGAEYFNQLLAEIDINSERGQNIVHIFKTATRMEVAFWQQGLNALNDSPAD; this is encoded by the coding sequence ATGAAATACCAAGACTTAATCCAAGCCTGTCAGCAAGATTGGCAAGACTACACTGAGCATGATTTTGTTAAAATGCTGGCAAACGGCACACTCGCTCAGCCTTGTTTTCTACATTATTTGAAGCAAGATTTCCTGTTCTTAAAACAGTATGCTCGCGCTTATGCATTGGCGATTTACAAGGCAAAAACACTGGCTGATATGCGTCGTGCACTGCCAAGTGTTCATGCTTTATTAGATTCAGAAATCTCTCACCACGTTACCTACTGTGGTCAATGGGGCTTAACGGAATCTGATTTGGAAAACGAGCCAGAAGATTTCGGAACAGTTGCTTACACGCGCTACGTTCTGGATGCAGGCATGACGGGTGATCTTGTCGACTTATATGCGGCACTGGCTCCGTGTTCAATTGGTTATGCCGTGATTGGTAAAGCACTTCTAGAAAGTGGCGATACCGTATTAGAAGGCAACCCATACGCGAGCTGGCTTCAGCTTTACGGCGGAGAAGAGTTCCAGTCTGGCGTTGCAACGGGCGCAGAATACTTCAATCAACTGCTTGCTGAAATTGATATCAACAGCGAGCGCGGTCAGAACATCGTTCATATCTTCAAAACCGCAACCCGTATGGAAGTGGCTTTCTGGCAGCAAGGGCTGAACGCTCTTAATGATTCACCAGCTGATTAA
- the thiM gene encoding hydroxyethylthiazole kinase: MLTEQIIQSLRDVRAQKPLVVNITNYVVMNNTANALLAIGASPIMAHSQQELAEMMSFSGALVINIGTLDSVWTPRMRFAVEQANTNNKVVVLDPVGCGASTLRTETSREIARLADKLIIRGNASEIIALAGEQAQTKGVDALDSSDAALGAAQCLVAEYGANVVISGETDYVVTKDSVVTLNNGHPMMPYVTGMGCTLTTLAGAFAAVGDESGLAAAAVLGVVGEIAAENSRGPGSLQMNLLDELYQLDEETLIQRLKIQ, encoded by the coding sequence ATGCTAACTGAACAAATCATCCAATCGCTGCGCGATGTGCGAGCGCAGAAGCCATTGGTTGTGAACATCACCAACTACGTCGTGATGAACAATACGGCGAATGCGTTATTGGCGATTGGCGCTTCTCCTATCATGGCGCACTCACAACAAGAATTGGCAGAGATGATGTCTTTCTCTGGCGCTTTGGTGATCAACATTGGCACGCTTGATAGCGTGTGGACGCCAAGAATGCGCTTCGCGGTAGAACAAGCAAACACGAACAACAAGGTGGTGGTTCTTGACCCTGTGGGTTGTGGTGCAAGTACGCTGCGAACTGAGACTTCTCGTGAAATCGCACGTTTAGCGGATAAGTTGATCATTCGTGGTAACGCGTCCGAGATTATCGCGCTAGCGGGTGAGCAAGCACAGACCAAAGGCGTTGATGCGTTGGATAGTAGTGATGCTGCATTAGGCGCTGCGCAATGCTTAGTGGCTGAATATGGCGCAAATGTGGTGATTTCTGGTGAGACGGATTACGTTGTCACGAAAGACAGTGTTGTGACGTTAAATAACGGGCACCCAATGATGCCGTATGTGACGGGCATGGGTTGTACCTTAACTACTTTGGCGGGCGCGTTTGCTGCTGTCGGTGATGAAAGTGGTTTGGCTGCTGCAGCGGTGTTGGGTGTGGTTGGCGAAATCGCGGCTGAGAACTCTCGTGGCCCAGGTAGCTTGCAAATGAACTTGCTTGATGAGTTGTATCAACTAGATGAAGAGACACTGATTCAGCGTCTGAAGATTCAGTAG
- a CDS encoding ABC transporter permease → MNDLTRSEAVTRSTNAQASTTYPRQMNPVMRLVISSAVILGLWQMVVVIFEMPSFILPAPAEVFLKLIERYDVLLKHTWVTAQEILLGLLLGLSMGLFFALQMLMFDPLKRWLLPILIASQAIPVFAIAPVLMLWLGYGIASKVVMAAIIIFFPVTTCCYDGLRNTPTGYLDLAKTMGASKWQLLRYIQLPAALPTLASGIRVAVVIAPIGAVVGEWVGSSEGLGYLMLQANARMIIDEMFAALFILAVLSISLYFITDKLLKKAIPWENQ, encoded by the coding sequence ATGAATGATCTAACGCGAAGCGAAGCTGTGACTCGTTCAACTAACGCGCAGGCTAGCACAACATATCCTCGCCAAATGAACCCTGTTATGCGTTTGGTCATCAGCAGTGCTGTGATTCTTGGTTTGTGGCAAATGGTGGTGGTTATCTTTGAGATGCCAAGCTTCATTCTGCCGGCTCCCGCAGAAGTCTTCCTCAAGCTGATTGAACGCTACGATGTGTTGCTCAAACACACTTGGGTGACTGCGCAAGAGATCTTACTTGGGCTATTGCTAGGTTTGTCTATGGGGCTGTTTTTCGCCTTGCAGATGTTGATGTTTGATCCATTGAAACGTTGGCTATTGCCTATCTTAATTGCTAGCCAAGCGATCCCCGTGTTTGCGATTGCTCCAGTATTGATGCTGTGGCTTGGCTATGGCATCGCGTCAAAAGTGGTGATGGCGGCGATCATTATCTTCTTCCCTGTGACGACCTGTTGTTACGACGGCTTGCGTAATACACCGACAGGCTATCTCGATCTTGCTAAGACGATGGGTGCATCGAAATGGCAATTGTTGCGTTATATCCAACTGCCTGCTGCATTGCCAACACTGGCGTCTGGTATTCGTGTGGCTGTGGTGATTGCCCCAATTGGCGCGGTTGTCGGTGAGTGGGTGGGTTCAAGTGAAGGGCTGGGTTACCTAATGCTGCAAGCCAACGCACGCATGATCATTGATGAGATGTTTGCTGCCTTATTCATCTTGGCGGTGCTGTCTATCTCGCTCTATTTCATCACAGATAAATTACTTAAAAAAGCTATCCCTTGGGAGAACCAGTGA
- a CDS encoding ABC transporter substrate-binding protein: MKNTKLVGAVALLASLVSGHALADSEQKKLTLMLDWFVNPNHGPIVIAQERGYFAEQGLEVEIQEPADPSTPAKLVAAGKVDLAVTYQPSLTMDVAAGLPLVRASTLIATPLNTLMVLDNGKNDSLADLKGKKIGIAIAGNEEATIGTMLAQENVAFTDVQTINVGWALSSSLASGKVDAIWGGLRNFETNQLALEGFKAKAFFPEEHGVPAYDELIFVANAKQHDDEAIKAFNKALEQATTYIVNHPQESWSEFVAYSPDTLNNELNQRAWNDTLTRFALRPSAVDLKRYDDYAQFMFDKGIIKSLPKAADYVPTFD; encoded by the coding sequence ATGAAAAATACCAAATTGGTAGGTGCAGTGGCACTGCTTGCTTCATTGGTTTCAGGTCATGCTCTAGCGGACTCTGAACAAAAGAAACTGACATTGATGTTGGATTGGTTTGTGAACCCGAACCATGGCCCGATTGTGATCGCTCAAGAGCGTGGCTACTTTGCTGAGCAAGGCTTAGAGGTTGAAATTCAAGAACCAGCTGACCCAAGCACGCCAGCAAAATTGGTTGCGGCAGGTAAGGTCGATTTAGCGGTAACTTACCAACCAAGTTTAACTATGGATGTGGCAGCGGGTCTTCCTTTGGTTCGTGCATCAACCCTTATCGCGACGCCACTGAACACACTAATGGTACTGGATAATGGCAAGAACGATTCGTTAGCGGATCTGAAAGGCAAAAAGATCGGTATCGCGATTGCGGGTAACGAAGAAGCGACTATCGGCACCATGCTAGCACAAGAAAATGTTGCGTTTACAGACGTGCAAACCATCAATGTCGGTTGGGCACTTTCATCTTCATTGGCATCAGGCAAGGTAGATGCAATTTGGGGTGGCTTACGTAACTTCGAAACCAACCAACTGGCACTTGAAGGCTTTAAAGCAAAAGCATTCTTCCCAGAAGAGCACGGTGTGCCAGCTTACGATGAGCTTATCTTTGTTGCGAACGCAAAGCAGCACGATGATGAAGCGATCAAAGCGTTCAACAAAGCATTGGAACAAGCAACAACTTACATTGTGAATCACCCACAAGAGTCATGGAGCGAGTTTGTGGCGTATTCACCAGATACGTTGAATAACGAGCTTAACCAACGCGCATGGAATGACACGCTGACTCGTTTTGCACTTCGCCCTTCTGCTGTTGACCTAAAGCGTTACGACGATTACGCACAGTTCATGTTCGACAAAGGTATTATTAAATCACTACCAAAAGCCGCTGACTACGTGCCGACTTTTGACTAA
- a CDS encoding ABC transporter ATP-binding protein yields the protein MSVNTVGVQLSNASLRYNDSEHATLSGLSLSLNAGKWTVLLGRSGCGKTTVLRYLAGLLDDRVEWQGTLATSDELPLTDRIAYMAQQDLLLPWLSVIDNVCLSHRFQNPASDKALQTNQALELLAAVGLADYANAMPDQLSGGMRQRVALARTLMQDKPVVLMDEPFSALDAVTRHKLQTLACELLRDKTVVLITHDPQEAVRLADNLYVLQGTPASAHSLSVPHTSTPRVLDGECAELQQAILDQLERDYE from the coding sequence ATGTCCGTTAATACGGTTGGTGTTCAACTCAGCAATGCCTCCTTACGCTATAACGACAGTGAGCACGCGACCTTGTCTGGGTTGTCGCTTAGCTTAAACGCAGGTAAGTGGACGGTATTGTTGGGTCGAAGTGGCTGCGGAAAAACCACGGTATTGCGTTATCTGGCAGGCTTACTGGACGATAGGGTGGAGTGGCAGGGCACATTGGCAACGTCTGATGAATTACCTTTAACGGATCGCATCGCTTACATGGCGCAGCAAGATTTGTTACTGCCGTGGCTATCGGTCATCGACAATGTTTGCCTGAGTCATCGTTTTCAAAATCCAGCTTCTGACAAAGCACTGCAAACCAATCAAGCACTCGAGTTGCTCGCTGCGGTTGGTTTGGCTGATTATGCGAATGCGATGCCGGATCAGTTGTCTGGTGGTATGCGTCAACGTGTTGCTTTGGCTCGCACCTTAATGCAAGACAAACCAGTGGTGCTGATGGATGAGCCGTTCTCTGCGCTGGATGCGGTAACGAGACACAAGTTACAGACCTTAGCGTGTGAACTGTTAAGGGATAAAACCGTTGTCCTGATCACCCATGATCCACAAGAAGCGGTGCGTTTGGCGGATAACTTGTATGTGTTGCAAGGCACACCGGCGAGTGCTCACTCTTTATCTGTGCCTCACACGTCAACGCCACGAGTGCTCGATGGTGAGTGTGCCGAGTTGCAACAGGCGATCTTAGACCAGTTGGAGCGTGATTATGAATGA